A segment of the Ipomoea triloba cultivar NCNSP0323 chromosome 1, ASM357664v1 genome:
ATACCGTTTAGCGCTTACTCCTACTACAACCACGCTTTCGCCTTAGCTGATGTCTACCATTGTCACTTTCTTCATATAACGATAACTactctctaatttttttaagcaagtagaacctttttttttagtCACTTGACTCACTTCCTTGGTAGACTTGACGACTTGTGTAGTCCATAAATTATGCACTGAAGATTATTTCCTCACTTTCGAGGTTACGTTTTTACCCTTGGTGTTGGAAGGATAAGATCGAATAACTACGCTTAGGGGCCGTTTGGTTCAGGTCAtctgagattacctaggtaatctgagtctggtaatgttatattaccttgtttgtttcaagttatgagattacatggtaatgttatattacctcaaagctgatgtggcggtaatgtttcaaggtaatgtgattacccccgtttttttaggtaatctaagattaccttggattattccaactttgcccttgttaactaatctttatataataataataataataataataataataataacacaataacatatataaaataaatatatgtttatatataatcaaatatatatgtgtgtatatttatatatttatttttttaatattaagcatcaatacattcatacatataaataaataaaaaaaatacatacaataaaggcacacaaataaataaacaaataaataaataaataaataaatatatatatatatatatatatatatatatatatatatatatatatataaggacattatagtaaattgattcatataacctaaaatataacccttaaccaaacaaagtaatattatattccacaatccaaaccaaacacatcaggtaatcttacattcccaaaatctcatattaccttcctggaggtaatcctattacctggggtaatccaagattccgtgaaccaaacgcccccttaatACTATCATTTACTAATAAATACCCTCAAATTTAAAgtcataattaaatataaaaatattattgtaccAAATATTTCAATTGAAACAATTACACTATGTTTTTATGGGAAAATGAAGAGTACAATTTACAAGAAAGTTtattgagaaagtcattttatatgtattcaattatcaattaacaactattttactaaacaattttctacaatcagctaacgTTATgcgctatcaactagtcaaattcactaactcaatcagttAACAGCTATGTACCAAACACccaaataactaaaaatataattatttcttatatGACTAAAGGTATAATTATCTCTCGTATATGGGAATCGtatttttcttattcttttgtttgtattattttgttttttaagtgGTGAAGAAGGTGCTTTCATCCATACCACGGCTATGGTTCAGAGAAACGAACAGTTGCGACCACTTAGACACTCACGCGTGGCCACAAATCAACTGAAGTGTGGCCCTATGGGGCATGTGTTATTGGATAAAAATGTAACATGTAAGTCGTGGTCAGTATTTCAAAAGCCAACCAAGTGGCTCTTCACTCTAGTGTCAGGctacattattattactagacaaaacaacaaatatttgctacaaatcatataataatcattaatttcttgatatagaaattttttaatttgttatgtaacctctcaattattttttgaagttttgtcataaatttttgtttagCTACTTACACCACATTATGATGAGgcattatacaaaatattatGAGTAACTTAACCTTATTAAATGATTATAACGCGCATCCCCGCTACCTAGACCATACGcctttgaatatatatttgatgcATCTTGGTTTGAGATGTCCTTCAACATACCAAATATGAGGACAATCCCCTCATCCCCACCCTTAAACACCAAAAGTAATagtaaatacattaaaaaaaaattattttaaaacattaaagaatataaataaataaaaatttgtttaacGAATAAATAGTATCACAATCTCATATTCATTTGCTCCAATCATGATAATATTGCACAGAATATTCCCTCAAAAAAGTATGAAATCACATCCAAAACTTTTGTACACTTAGGCCAATGACCCCCTCTAAAGACCCCCGGTCAAGGATGAGGACCCTCTTTAAATTAGTCCTAATGTGTGTCTCCACTGCCTAGGCTATAAACCGTTGGAATCATGTGTTGACGCATCTTGATTTGAGATGTCCTTGGGTAGATCGAGAACAAGGGCAACATCCTGGCCCCTATTCTTCAacaccaaaagtagtatttaaagaaaaaaaaaacatccaaCTACACACCAAATTGCAAATAGACTGatgaactcaaaaaaattataattacatcaCTGAATAAtgcaaattcatgcaatttaacCTAAAATGATTTGTTTACCTTTTAATATGCTGACGTGTTTGTCACTGAATTTAAAaacaattgttttaaattttattttaataatttttaataaaataattattttaaaattaaaaaaaaaatacaaaaacaaaaacaaaacccaTTCGGAGACGAAGGGGACCTCTTTGTCTCTGTCtagccatggagacgaagcGTTCTCCGTGATTTGCCGTGATTTGCCGAAGACGAAGGGTGTCTCCCGCTGgcagttttttttatttaaaattattaaaataaaagttaataataatttgtacaaCCAACCCTAAGTATAACTTGAAACTTTTTAGAATCAATCTCTCAAAAAACCCTATTTAATTGATTGAACTGATACAAAAGTTAATAAATCTATTTTATTGTGAATATTCATGTACAAGTATGATTTACTTCATTCATCCAAACTAACGCTAAATATGAATAATTGAAGGAGATTCTTGCTAACTGCTAACACATTAGGTAACATGGTGCCTAGAAGGAAGTCCATTGTCTTCTTCCACAATTCGGTTAATAATTGCGTATTGTTGGTGTATATGTACTGCTTCTTCAATTTCGTCCATAATTTACGTACTGATCTTCTGCCTCCTCCAACTACCTTTTTGAATGGAGTTGTTGATACGAATTATGAAAAGAAATTTTATATGACTATATATCTCCTATAGAAGAAGCCACAAACATTCGCATTAACACTGACGTTTTCATTGGGAGCTAAGTAGTGACCACGCACACAAGTTCATAGAAGATGGTGAAGAACAAGTTATATATAGagtttgattaattattattattattttttttaatttgttgctaGATAAACAGTAAAATCAACCGTCATTATCTGAGTATTTTGAAGATATGCATTGAGTGAACTCCATCTTATAATCTTAGCCGACAAAGAATTACAAGTAGATAAATCACCATATGTTGATCTGATTGATTAAAATCAATAAGATCAATATATCACTATCGCTAAAagtcaatttttcatttttgtaagGTGACAAATCGTGATCAAAACctatatattgatataataaATATCTTCACATAAAACAAAATGTCAAAACATATGTATATGAAAGAAGTAAATATTTGTGAAATTAAAAACAAGTAGGAAATATCATTACGTAGGAACAAACATTATTGCTGAGTTGTTTTCATTATAATAATTCTTTGACCAAAAGATTCGTTATTTTAACGTGTGGGTTAggtatttttgtttaatttttaatagaaCTTGTAAAAATGTATATGCAAGTATGCAACCATTAACCAATTTAACattcatatattataaaaatcgtagagaaaataataaggaaaacaaaaaaaatttgtggtTGGTGGGATTGGGGGTAGGGGTTTGAGGCGGTGAGTGAGTCGTAAAATTAATCATAGCTTTATGCATGTTAAGTATGCTCTGCAGAGTTCTAATCCCTCTTGGAGAACAAAAATGTTCCTCGGATACATTACAGTTGTGTGTGTTCCTGTGATACATTTTCTATACAATTGTCACTCCATATTTGTGTGTATTCCTACCACATTCAACTCGAAaatcaagaaagaaagaaagaacgAAGAAGCTCTCGGGAGCAGCTCAATTAGTTAATCAATTCAAAAAAGAGTTAATAGCTCGGCAGCTCCATCTAGCTGTCCTCTGCAAAGGCTTTGAAGATGTAATCGCGAAACCGCCTTGAGTATGCCTTTGGATCGACGGCTGATATTGAATTTGAATCATGCTGGAAAGACTTGTAGGCATGCTCAAGCTTCTTGGTAATGTCATAGTGCTGAAGTATGTCTATGATTCCAAAGAACAACACAACATCATAGTACTCCCCTGTTGGCTCTCCTACTAGCTGTGGTTCTGGATCATCTCTCCTTTCTGTCCTTTCCACTCTTGCAGGCATGCTTATTCCCAGTTTCATATCGCCCGAGCTGCAACAaatcagaaataaaaaattGGTGTCCACTCTGATTAAATTGGATCAGATTcattatggccctgtttggtaaatggctgttaacTGATTAAATAAGAAACATACCATGTTGGATCTTGGGGCAACTGATCCATATCTGCTTGAGAGGATTCTGGTTCTGAGCCTTCACCAGAATTACCCAATTCTTTGAAATGAATGCCAACCAGAAGGCTGTAGTCCATTATTCTTTCGTGCTCGAGCAACTCGCAGTCCCTATCTACTTGCCTGCAGATCGAAGAAACTGGTAGAGGTTAATGTCTCACCAGGCAAAAGAAAAACACATGACAAAAATAGGGACTACTAATACTTTCGAAACTCTTCAAACCATTCCTTGTGCAATCGAAAAATGTAGTTAAGATCAAGGTCTTTGAGAGTTGTAGTTGCATCAATGTCTGATTCCGGCTTATCTGTCAAGCGGCCAAAGGTTGATCCTTTCAAGTCGAACCGTCTGTGAATTGTATGCCCAGTACAGAAGAGATTCCCCATGATCATGAAGCGCACCTGAATGGTTAAACaagagtaaattaaagatgctattgTACTGCAATCCTGTTttgtatttatgtatgtataccTTTTTTTGTGCTTTTCCTGTTAGCTTCACACAGTGTAAGCCAAAGTACTTGGTGACAAGGGTGTTGCCAAATGCGCGGACATGATTGAAATAGGCATTCAGCATCTTCAAAAGCACCTAATTAAGCATGGAGAATGAAGTTGATGAGTTGTGCTGATCTGATCTACTGTGAGGCATATATCGCGAATTATATTGAAGAAGTAGAGATTGATCTTACATACCTTTACCTCTGCCTTCTTCATTGTCTTAATCATGTAACGATCATCATTTGTGAGGTAGAAGAAGCTTCCACTCTTCCCGGGAGAGGAGAGCTCCCGGAGGGCCTCGTTTCCACAAATGGACAGCATGTAATCTGCTGGATCCACATTGAACAGCAACCTCAATGCACTGaagtgtatatattatatatgatcaGAAGCTAGGAATGCGGGGGGCGAATGTGAATCTATGAGATATGAGTTCTTCAAGCTAAGACAACACGAAACCAGCTAGGTCAAACCTGAAAACTTTGGGGCAATAGTCCTTCCATTTGAATTTGCAGGATTGATGAGGTGGAGTGCTTTTTGATCCCTCTGGTGGAAAACTTGTCCAAACCTTCTCCTTGGGATCAAATGCTGATGGCTTCAGATCTAGTGATGGAGAAGGACCCGGCCTTCCAACAGCATGTCTGTATGTATGTGCCATCATTttcatatgtttttttattgcATTTCAAGAAAGGTAATTGAAAAGCTGAGATTGATTATTCATGAAATTAAACCATCACCTGATGCCTAACTGCAAATTCAGCATGAGTTCATAATTCTTATGGCCTTTGCAGATAACCTCTCCTTGCTTTTTTACATCCTTGGAATTGGGGATCCTAATAGGGCTCCCTCTTGGATACCCTTCTTCATGGAAGGTAGAACTTGTACTAAGGGCATGGGATGATCCTCCACCCCCACGAGTAAAATCCCTATCTACACCTGCACCTAATCTCACGTCCACAGACATTCTTTTGGGCCTAATGCCGTGTTTTGCAGATCTCCACACACCCAGCTTCTTCTGGGAAGGCAGGATCAATACTTTGTCAGCTCGAGGATCCCAGTCAATAGATAATTCTGAAGGGTAATGGTTCCCATTTTGTTCTATAGGGTCTCTGCTCCAATTCCCTACATAGTAACTCCCATCTTCCCATCTAAATGTCCCATTCTCTTTAGGCACTCCATTTCCAATGTCCTTCGTATGCATTCCCATTTGTCCAATACATTTTCCCTTCCCCGGCTTTCCGATCTCCATTGCTCCATGTGTATGTCCCCTGCCGCTCTCCAACACAGATTGTTGACTTTATTTATGCACGGGCGCTATCTCGATGTGTTTCGTTTCGTAATTTCGTTTCATCAATACCTGCATTTCCATCATTTCTTCATCATTCTACCTATGCCCCGAGGAAGCTAgatctttttcttctccttttcatGAATAGGGTTCGTGCCAAGATGAAGAACGTGGATCATTTGACTATCTACGTAAGCAGGCATGCAAAAACATGCAAATGACAGATCTTCCCCTTTTTGGTTCTCTCTCAGCCTTTCGTGTTCTCTCTCCCGTCCCCTACCTTCCTACATGTGAATTGAAGTAAAATGAAATAATGGAGAAGACAACAACACACTAATTCAATCagacacaattttttttgtcctttgGACATCATTTTTCCCTATCTTCTTTTAGGATTCTTTTAGTTCGTGTGAAAGTACAATGTTCAACATGGGCCAAAGTAGGAGGtccaataaattaaaagttgaaatgATTTTATTGCCTAATAAATTTGTTGTACTTATAAACCAAGTAATCCGTTGGTAGCATGAAAATGACATTTGGGTCGAGCCATTCTTTGAAATAATTTACCTATATAATATAGCTAACAATTGATTTTAGGCACATTATTATACCATAGAGTCAGGGCCTGTCCTGAACAAGGGCGGGTTGGACGACCGATAACTTATAATCCTAGTTCACAAAGAGGagctatgaatatatatatatatatatagatgacaTTTGATGGTAAAATGATAATGAATACAAATAGTGCTTCACTTTTTTTCtaacataaatatttaacactcatacaatctcaaaattttcattatcaTAGGTGCAAATGAATATggagaaataaaaaattgatatatacgTACTATTCTCACAAAACGAGATTTATACATGCCATGTGCTTGTCATAGTCTTAATTTTAATGTTAATAGTACGACACATGCTTGTGTTAaagcattttcattttttgcagtttcatttcattgttgaaattttcataatcttatttcatgttaattatttgatattatcatttttttagtattattaaattttaattttaatttctacatatagtgacattttattaatttcgCCCCGGGCCTATAAAATATTTGAACTGACCCAACACATGCTAGGGTTTAACTATTGGTACATAATTGGTtaattgtaatatgtatatttatGGGGACATGTGACCCCGATGATCCATTTTAGTGGATAAGTCTTGACCCAAGGGAGAAGAAGGAAGCATGGATCAAAATGTTAAAGGATATGCTACCAAGACCAAGGGGTATCAAATGACCGACGACCTCAAGCATAACAACACGAGTTCCAAACAACCAAGCTACCACACATCCTATGTACTAGAAGGTATGATACTCTATTTACTCATGTGAAGGAGAAGGCGAAGGCGTTTCTTGTCAAAAGGAGAAGGTGACCAAATTGGTCTCCTTCTCTGGCGaccaacttaaaaaaaaataaaaaatctcagGCACACAAGTCCCTCTGTTTgactgtaatttttttaaaataaaattctaacaAGAAGCGCATTTGACAAATGAGTTTTCTCTTTTTTGTCCAACTTTCAAAAGCTTcctacttttattaattttttattaatttatttccattatagTCTTTAACCCTACAAAATATGGGGTAGGGACCATTCTCTCCCCACCCCCTCCCCTTCCCCACATTACTATGCCTATGTTCAACTTGCATAATCCACATGTTAAATGGGGTTGGCCAAAATTGTTGGTGCCAAAGCCACCTCCAATTCATTAGATTGGGTGACAAgtctatgtaatatttttggtGCTATgatattaaactaaaaaaatgtattatattgtagaggaataagggtcaaataggtaaTCAAAATACACATTAAACTACAATTAAGCAACTTAActaaaacaaattataattgGATCCATGAACAATGcaaatttatgcaatttaatcTAAAATGACTTATTTACCTGTTAATTATGTTAACATGTCagttattgtatttaaaataattttttaaattttattttaataatttaaaataaaataattattttgaattaaaaaaaaaaaaaagcaaacccAATCAGCTTGGAGACGAAGGAGATCCTTTGTCTCCATGGTTGGTTGCCTAGAGATGAAGGGGACCACTTCGTCTCCATGGTTGGTTGGTCGTAGACGAAGGGTCCCCTTCATCTCCGGTCGGCCTTGGAGACGAAAAGGGACCGCTTCATCTCCAACCGGCCATGGAGGCGAAGGGTCCCCTTCGTCTTTGGCAAGCTGGGGacattttcttcaataataataatattttggacaaatatacccctaccattataactttcgttatcttttccattattgttactatgcatatgcatccaccatatattttcttattttcttcaataataataataataataatataaacacattaaatattagagttatatgttagttactCCTTGTGTCCCATTTTACcagtcctatttactattcattggttaaaCCAATTCTTCCTtccttgcttattttcttttgtaatttattattatttttaaatttaattttttgtgtttaatagtacttttaatgtagtttctaaatatataaattttatatattaatgctaaacttaataatatgaaaaattggattaaaaattacttcagtcaagcctcgttaaacgaatcagacatcCATTTTGAGACGGAggtagtattttttaaaatataaatatccaatttataaaaatattttatatttattattattattatttaatatattaaaatttaaataaatttaaaattttaatataaaatattaatattgggcacctattttttacGCATCGCTCAAAAGAAAAACTAGTTCttattataaaagtttaaaccCATGGGCCTCTCATAAATGTTGGATTATGGTTGTTGGACATATATAGATGGGCAAGCAATGGGACCATAGCAATCTGACAAGGCAATATTAATTGTGGATTAAGAGTTTGAATGGGTATGTACATATTTGACTCATCAACACATAAAAATGGATAAAATAGTGGTGACTTTAGTAAGATCATTAATGATTTCTGTTACGAAATTTGAAAACATTGATTGTGCGCGATGAAGTCGAGGTACAGTCACGTTTCCTATATTTCCTATTCCGGCTAAAAGACGAATTTCACCCCGAGTCCCATTTCGAAACGTTCGCGCTAACGGAGGGTAGCAGCGTCATTTGGGATCGAAGAGGAACCCGGCAAGGGACAATCTCTGTAACTAACGTTGGAGCAGAATTGACTGGCTGACTCACACCACCACCGCACGCCCACGGGAAAATCCCATGTTGCTCCGACTCCTGCGCTTCTCTTCTTAGCACCTTCgcgttttttgttttttctctctcttctctctctctaccGCCCGCATTGTCTGTCTCTCTCCTCACTCGCACCGTCTTTGGCTCTGGAATAAGGTTGGCGAAAAGATTCACGTCGCGATGCGGAAGAGGTAGACGCCGAGGATTTTGATTCGGGTCGGAAGGGCTGTGGGACAAACACAATTCCCCAGACATGATTCTACTTCTTCGTTGCGGATTCTGATACGTACATATAgaccctctttttttttttgggcgaaAAAGATtggtgctttttttcttttcttttgcttgCTTAACAGAAAGCATGTCTGAATTGGTGGCTCGGACCGGTCGGCATCAGCAGCGATATGAACAAGGTTTTCGTCTCATCGCTGGGTACCTTTTTCTCTACCCTTTTCCcgttctttattttttatgtttcttGTGGTGTTTACTGAAATAAATATTGCCTGGGTTCGAAGGAGAATGTGCCAAGTTCGTTTTTGCTCCTTTGTCATGTCATTGGGGTTTGCTTGATATAAAGAAAGAATGGAGAGAAGAAAGAGGGGATGTGGAATTGTGGATATCTCTCTTAAAcatctatttatatataataatatattagaaCTTTATGAAATTTCTTCAATTGTGTGTTTTGCTTTGCCTTGGGAAATGTTAGCGATGATAACAGATAGGATTGAGCAAAAAGCAGCTGCAAAGTATCAATCTCTGTCATTGTTTGAACTTCTGTTTTGGAAagtttgtttcttgcttgtggGAATGCATGGTGTGcgggaaatttttattttattttcttggcATATGGTTAGTCTGGTTGTGAGGTAAAACTAGAAGTTGAAGCACAGTATGCTAGCTGATTAAAGATTAATATTTTATCAAGAAATAACAGAGTATGTTATAATATCATCCCGTATTAGGTCAAGAATGCAAAGTTCTTATACTGGTAACAAGAGCTGTGACACAATGGAGATGGATGTCGAAGAAGGGAAGTGAATAAATAAGATTTAAGTTCCTTATCCCTTAGACCTTTTCATAGATGGTTTCCATTTTCCAATACCTTATTGAAGATGGCTACTGATAAACAGGTTTTGCCCATGGTGCTGTAGTGAGTGTTAGGAATGAGGAATCGGTATTTTTGCTTCAAATATTAACTTGAACAGCATTTTATTGGAGTTATTCTGTACTGGGATTTTATATTGTTGATGGTCACTTCTTTCAGATCCATATTTAAGCATGGAAGAAAGATGGATATGAAattttatcctcttttctaacCAAGTATATTTCTTGTAGGTGTATCCCTTTTAGGCTTAGAAATACAGAGGAAAATGGTGGTGGCTTGTCTGAGGAAATCATTGAAGTGCTTATGATAAACTCAACTAGTGGGCCTGGTCTTCTTTTTCCTAAAGTAAGTAATTCACCATAATAATGTTTCCTTTGACAGTCAATATTCTGTTCAGGTTTAATTAGaaagtactttttatttataccTACTACTAAAATATACATTCTGGAGCACTTTGCTTCCCCAGATCTAGTTATTTTGTCCTCAACTCTTTTGCATTATGATTTGCTTTTAAGAGATCTTCTTTAgaatatcaaattgaaaaaattgagGCAGGCAGAAACTTTTTTCTTGTTTGTTCTTTTGTGGTACACTCTCaagtttcttttattttccttaaaaggaaaaataaaccacACAGCAAGAATACAAAAATCCATTCATGGATTATCAGGgaataatattttatctttGTTCTTTTTCCCCACAAAAACAAAATCAGGGATCTAATAGGCAAAGATCTCTGAAGTCACAAAAAGAAGACTGAAAATTAACAATCTCAGGGTTTCTTCTTCTATACTTGTACTGTGAAGTCACAAAAAGGAGATACAGCACAACACTATTAATGATTTGCCTTTGTTTAATACATAGGGTGGGTGGGAAAATGATGAAACAGTTGAGGAGGCAGCTATGCGTGAAGCAATCGAGGAGGCTGGAGTTCGTGGGGATCTATTGGTAAGGTTCAAGGGCTATGCTTCTTCCTCATATCTGTGTGATCTCAATGTGTAAAATATTATTGTCTTGCATATTGCACTCTGGAAGGCCCGTACATGTAGTGTGATTGTGTCATGTGAATATCTTGTGTATGCAGTGTGATTGTGCCATGTATCATAGAATATTGTGGATAGTTATAATTCTAGTTCATAAAGAAGAcaaaatttcatgtttttttcTATTGACCTTTTGATAGTGTATAGTTTGAAGTGACCTATTGTGAAAGTTTATATTTTGTTGTTAACATTTCAGCATTTCCTGGGGTACTACTTATTTAAAAGCAAAACGCTCCAGGATGAGTCTAGTCCAGAAGGCTTGTGTAAAGCTTCCATGTTTGCTTTGCTTGTAAAGGAAGAGCTCGAGTCTTGGCCAGAACAGAGCCTTCGGCAAAGAAGTTGGCTGACGATTCCCGAAGCAGTTGAATGTTGCCGGCATCCATGGATGCGCGAAGCCCTTGAAGAAGGCTTTTTGAAGTGGCATGGAAGTGGTATGATAAGAACGATGAACACAGATGATGAAGACTAGTTTTTCTCTTTGATTATTCCTCCTGACCGATTGATCTGAGAAAATTTTAGATGTTTACTGGAAGGCGCAATTCTGAAGCTGTGATACTGGGCGCTGTTCTTCTAGCCATTTCTTTTAGAGGACTAATAGGGTGTGGAGAGATGCTGCAAATAGTTGTTTCTGTTTCTTTTAGTTTGTGTTCAACCAGTTCTGATTATACTCATTGAATTGGTTACTTGCTTTGCTCAAGGTATAGCAATGAAGAACTGGAAACACACAAGAAAGTGAAGAAACAAGAATCCTCTTCATTTTTCTTAGTTAATGCTTCAATTTGGTTCCATAATCATGCTGTTTCTCTTCAAATTATTCCAATCAAACAATcccattttttaaaacatactTTGTAAATGCAATTTGCTTTCCTAGTAAAAAGTATAAagtaaacaggtcaattacaGAGAATATGCTATGAGGCAAACACAAGATCCTACAACAATGTGAATCAGGTAATCAGCTCTCCAAGAAGTCCTAAAAAAGCATTCTCTGCTTTGAACAAGTACAAAAGGAATGTCACATAATCATGTGACTGAGTTGCAAGAGCTGAAATCCTGCATAGGATTCTACACAATATACATGTGACATGAAACGACTACAACAACAACATAGTACGATACTACGATCAAGTGCTCGATGAAGGATGTTCATGTTTGATGCGTGCCTTGAGTATTCCCGGGAGGAGAGGTGAAGCGGGAGGGATACCAGATATGCTTGGTACAGGAGGGTGAGGGATCTGCGGTTGGAGCACGATGGGAGTGCTGGAGCTTTCCCCTCCATCATCACGCTTTGGTCTTTCACAAAGTTTCATTGCCTTGAGGACATAACAATCATCGTGTAGCTCAAAGGGCGTGCTGCAATAGCATAAGCACACATATTGCCTTATTAATATATTGCAACATTACGTTCACAAGACTACATTGTAAAGCACAACTGGCTCAAAAAGGTCGGAGAAAGTTGCACAACCATTGTCAAGCACCTAAGTGTAATATAAAGGTTGGGAGATTGCTAACCTGTTGAAGTCAAAGTGCACCAATTGCATATCTTCTGATATTT
Coding sequences within it:
- the LOC116000255 gene encoding LOW QUALITY PROTEIN: phosphatidylinositol 4-phosphate 5-kinase 4-like (The sequence of the model RefSeq protein was modified relative to this genomic sequence to represent the inferred CDS: inserted 2 bases in 1 codon), with amino-acid sequence MYWTNGNAYEGHWXNGVPKENGTFRWEDGSYYVGNWSRDPIEQNGNHYPSELSIDWDPRADKVLILPSQKKLGVWRSAKHGIRPKRMSVDVRLGAGVDRDFTRGGGGSSHALSTSSTFHEEGYPRGSPIRIPNSKDVKKQGEVICKGHKNYELMLNLQLGIRHAVGRPGPSPSLDLKPSAFDPKEKVWTSFPPEGSKSTPPHQSCKFKWKDYCPKVFSALRLLFNVDPADYMLSICGNEALRELSSPGKSGSFFYLTNDDRYMIKTMKKAEVKVLLKMLNAYFNHVRAFGNTLVTKYFGLHCVKLTGKAQKKVRFMIMGNLFCTGHTIHRRFDLKGSTFGRLTDKPESDIDATTTLKDLDLNYIFRLHKEWFEEFRKQVDRDCELLEHERIMDYSLLVGIHFKELGNSGEGSEPESSQADMDQLPQDPTCSGDMKLGISMPARVERTERRDDPEPQLVGEPTGEYYDVVLFFGIIDILQHYDITKKLEHAYKSFQHDSNSISAVDPKAYSRRFRDYIFKAFAEDS
- the LOC116021467 gene encoding nudix hydrolase 16, mitochondrial-like — its product is MSELVARTGRHQQRYEQGFRLIAGCIPFRLRNTEENGGGLSEEIIEVLMINSTSGPGLLFPKGGWENDETVEEAAMREAIEEAGVRGDLLHFLGYYLFKSKTLQDESSPEGLCKASMFALLVKEELESWPEQSLRQRSWLTIPEAVECCRHPWMREALEEGFLKWHGSGMIRTMNTDDED